Part of the Candidatus Delongbacteria bacterium genome, ATCCAGATTCCTACGCCACGCGCAAGGGCAAAGGCACCCACCGCGCTGTGCGCCGCGCCCAGGGCCTGTTGCGCGAACATCGCTGGTACTTGAAGAGCGACATCCGCTCCTGCTTTGCCAGCATTGATCTGCAGACACTGCTGCGCCTCGTGGCCGAGCGCCTGACGGACACGCGGATGCTCGAACTGCTCATGCGTGTGCTGCATGCCGATCCGCGTCTGCCCGGCCTGCCCATCGGCAACCTGACCAGCCAGTTCCTGGCCAATGTCTACCTAGACGGCTTCGATCGGTGGTTGGCAGACGAGCTCGCCCTGCCTGGCGTGGTGCGCTACATGGACGACTTCGTGCTTTCCAGGATGACAAGACCGTGCTGCTAGAGCTGCGGCCGCGGCTGGTCGAGTGGCTGCGCTGCGAGCGCGGCCTCGAACTCAAGCCAGGTGCCACGCGCCTCAACCAGCGTTGCCATGGGATGGGTTTCCTGGGAATCAGGATTTTTGCCGGGACCAATCGCCTGCGCCGTCAGAACCTCAAGCGAAGCCTGTGCAAATTGGCAAGGCGGGAATGGGCGCATTGGCAGGGCCGGGTGGACGACGAAGCTCTGATGGCAAACGGCCAAAGTCTGCTTGCCAATCTGAAATACTGGAACACTACGCTGCTGCGGCGGCAGATTTTCACGGGCGATCGTCCAAGGCGGCTCCAACCGTGTCATCCGGGGCGGCAACTGGAACAACAGCGCGACCAACCTGCGCTGTGCCAACCGCAACAACAACACCCCGTCGAACACGAACAACAACATCGGCGTCCGTCTCTGCAGCACCCTTGACCGGCCGTTCCGCGGCCTCCACGGACGCCGCGGCCGTGCGGGCCGGTGTTCCGGTTCGCTTCCAGCGAGGGTCCCGACGATTGTCCGGTCCGCCCATACTGTGGCGGCAATGACCCGCTGGTGGCCATATGCCACCGGCGGTATCCCCCGCTTGATCCGGATCGCTCAAGATCGGGCAGGTTCACCGGAGAATTGAAACAGGACAACCCCTTGTCGAAGAGTCCGAGTATTCACGTCCGTCTGTAGGCCAGGGAGGTGCATCATGGTGCGACACGATACATTCCGCATGCCCCGGCTGCTGCTGGTCACCATGACCTGCCTGCTATTGACTCTTTCCTGCGAGGACGACAGCGACGGCAGTGAGGGCGGACCCTTGGAGCTGCAGTTGAGGGCGATCCCCGCCACCGTGCCTCCGGGTGGACTGACGACCTTGAGTTGCGAGGTCACACATTCGGGCTGGAACACGCCGGAGTGCAGCTGGAGCAGTACTGAAGGCTACTTTCCCTCTGGAACCGCAGGGATGACGGTGCTGTGGAGAGCGCCTCCGACATCCGGAGCCTATTCGATCACGGTGGAGGTCGACGATGCCGTGGAGGTGCATGTCGGAACGATGCGTGTGACAGTACGGGGCGGCGTAGGAAACCTGCCAGCCATGGTCAGCATTCCTGCTCGCCAGTTTACGATGGGAGATCCTGCTGTTGCAGAGTCACCGCGCCAGGTCGCACTAAGCAACGCCTACCTGCTGGGAATTCATGAGGTGACCAACAAGGAGTACTGCGAGGCTCTGCAGTGGGCGTACGACCAGGGTCTTGTCACTGTCGAGGGAGAGTTCATCAAGCAACACGGGGAGTACCTGATCCATGTTGGGGATTATGTTAGAGGGAGGCTGGAGATCCCTTTTGATGCAGAAAGCGAACGGTTCGGGATCCATGCAGGAACCGATGACACGATGGGTTACGGAGTTGGCCCCGGGAATGCCTATCCGCATGGATATGATCCGGCGAATCATCCCGTACAGTTCGTTTCCTGGTTCGGCGCGGCCTGCTACTGTGACTGGAAAAGCCAGATGGAAGGGTTGCCATTGACATACGATGGCAATTGGGAAGTGCTGCAAGCCAACAGTCCATACGAATCACGGGGTTACCGCCTGCCTACGGAAGCCGAATGGGAATACGCGGCCCGATACGATGACAACAGAATCTATCCCTGGGGTGATACCGATCCTGTGGAGTGCATGCACGCCAATTTCAACCTGTGTGTTGGCTGGAGTACCCCTGTCGGTAGTTACGGGATGGGAACGAATACACTGGGATTGCAGGATATGGCGGGCAATGTGTGGGAGTGGTGCAATGATTGGTATGGAGACTATTCCAATGATGCGCAAGTGGACCCACTGGGGCCCGGAAGCGGTTTCAATCGGTGTATGAGGGGCGGTGGCTGGGGCCTCACAGCAGACAATATGCGCAGCGCCAGCCGCGACTCGAGAGCTCCGATACGTTTGACCTATGGCCTGGGATTCCGAGTCTGCAGAACACGGTAGCACGCGGGGTATTGTCCCGGGATTCCTGGTATTCCCCAATGGTCGGAATCCACACTGCTTGCCACACGTTGAGCAACCCAGTGACCAACGCTCGGGACTCAATCCCTGCCGGTGCAGTCTTGGGTCCTCGGAATGACAATCAGACAACAGAACAGGCGGGGGCAAATGCCCCCGCCTGTGTTTTTCGAAAAAGGATGTCGCACCGCGCTCAGTTCGCGAGGCGGAAGGCACTTTCTTTTTGGAACGCCGGGCCGAAACCCATGCCGGACACGGGATGGGTGCTGTCATCGGGAGCCGCGGGGCTGCCGCCCAGGCCGTAGTCGGAGCAGAAGGGGCGGTCGTCGACGCGGGTCAGCAGGCTCCAGTTGCCGTCCTGGTAGGTGACGAAGAGGTTGTTGCCCCAGCGCACATAGGCCAGGCTCTGGTCGGACTCGGGGAAGTGCAGGAACAGCGAGTCGGCGCTCGCGGTCCAGCTGCCGGCTTCCTCGTAGCACCAGGTTTCCTGGAAGTTGGCGTAGGTCAGGCCGTAGTCGCCGTTCTGGGAGTACTCGACCGTGTACTCGAAAACGCCCGGATTCGCGCTTTGCCAGATGCCCACCGGAGGACCGCTCTCCCAACCGAAATCCGTGCAGTAGCGCATGTCCTGCACGCGCTGGTAGCTGGCATTGCCCACGCCGGGGGCACTGAGCACCAGACTGGATCCGCCGGAGGAGAAGCGCCAGGCAAGAGGGCCGAAGTTCTGGGTGTAGGTGATCCGCAGGGAGTCGCCGTCCTGCTGCCAGGTGCCGATCACCTCGAAGCAGGTCTGTTCCTGCAGTTCGCCTACCGTGACCAGGAAGGTGTGGTCTTCCAGAATGCCCACGGTTTCTTCCCAGACTCCCGTGCCGCCGCGTTGCCAGAAGCCGTAGACATTGGCCAGCGGGTCAAAGTTGTAGTCGTCACAGCTGGGCAGTGTGTTCACCGAG contains:
- a CDS encoding group II intron reverse transcriptase domain-containing protein, whose product is MPPVDEPLKVPGFDQAFSFSTLLEAWRRARRGAGGSAACLAFGFQLEPELLRLEDELLIGRYRPGGYRLFTVREPKLRLIAEAPLRDRVVHHALVAMLEPLWEPGFDPDSYATRKGKGTHRAVRRAQGLLREHRWYLKSDIRSCFASIDLQTLLRLVAERLTDTRMLELLMRVLHADPRLPGLPIGNLTSQFLANVYLDGFDRWLADELALPGVVRYMDDFVLSRMTRPCC
- a CDS encoding SUMF1/EgtB/PvdO family nonheme iron enzyme, with amino-acid sequence MVQGGSNRVIRGGNWNNSATNLRCANRNNNTPSNTNNNIGVRLCSTLDRPFRGLHGRRGRAGRCSGSLPARVPTIVRSAHTVAAMTRWWPYATGGIPRLIRIAQDRAGSPEN
- a CDS encoding SUMF1/EgtB/PvdO family nonheme iron enzyme, which encodes MVRHDTFRMPRLLLVTMTCLLLTLSCEDDSDGSEGGPLELQLRAIPATVPPGGLTTLSCEVTHSGWNTPECSWSSTEGYFPSGTAGMTVLWRAPPTSGAYSITVEVDDAVEVHVGTMRVTVRGGVGNLPAMVSIPARQFTMGDPAVAESPRQVALSNAYLLGIHEVTNKEYCEALQWAYDQGLVTVEGEFIKQHGEYLIHVGDYVRGRLEIPFDAESERFGIHAGTDDTMGYGVGPGNAYPHGYDPANHPVQFVSWFGAACYCDWKSQMEGLPLTYDGNWEVLQANSPYESRGYRLPTEAEWEYAARYDDNRIYPWGDTDPVECMHANFNLCVGWSTPVGSYGMGTNTLGLQDMAGNVWEWCNDWYGDYSNDAQVDPLGPGSGFNRCMRGGGWGLTADNMRSASRDSRAPIRLTYGLGFRVCRTR